The genomic segment GTTATCAGCAACCAGGAAATGAAGTAATTCGTTTTCAAGTTGACAGGAAATACTGATATAACATTCATTTTCTTTATTAGAAAAACCATGTTCCACACTGTTTTCTACAAGTGGCTGGAACAAAAATACAGGAAGATTCATCTGCAGGAATTCAGGCGGGACATTAATATCATAGCAGAATTTTCCGGGAAAGCGTATGTTCTGGATAGTCATATAGCGCTGAACCTGCTGGAGTTCTTCCTGAAGAGTTGCAACAGGAAATTTTTCCAGATTATACCGTACAAGTTCAGACATACAAGTAGCAATGGTTTCGATTTCAGGTACATCATGAATTTCAGCAAGTGACTTGATAACATTTAAAGTATTATGAAGAAAATGATGATTTATCTGAAATTGCAGCATTTGAACCCGCATTTGTTGTTCGGCAATCTGAATTTCATAATTTTGTTTCAGGCTCAGAAAGAGACGCTGGCTCATTCCGTTAAAGCTGTCAATCAGTTTGCGCAATTCCTGGTTGGAACCGCAGGATTTCAGATCAATCTGTGTTCCATCGGAAGGATCCAGAATATCGATTTCATGACATAGATTGGAAACCGGACGGGTAAGTATTCTGGACAGGAAAATTGCCAGGATAAGTCCAAGCAATGCGCAGAACAGGAAAATTCCCAGGTAACTGATGATAGTGTCATGAAAAGTATGAGCGATTTTTTCGTTGCTTATGATCTGAACAATATGCCACTGGGTAGTATTATTAATGCATCCATTAATTACAAACTGCCCCAGAGATGTCTTAAGAGTACTTTGACCGATTGCATCCTGTGAAGTTAGAGTATTGCTGAAGTCTTCAAGTTTGGACAAAACAGAGGAAGATATATCTGCTTCTGAAAAAGATGCAAGATTAATTGTGCATGTAAGTTTGTTATCTGCATTATAGATTAAAAGTGTATTTTGTGTTTCACAGGATGAAGATAGGATTTCCATAATTGGAGTAAAATCTATTTCTGCATAACATAGTCCTGTTTCCCGGTAATCGTATCTATCCAGTAAAATTTTGACCATTGGAAGAAT from the Blautia wexlerae DSM 19850 genome contains:
- a CDS encoding sensor histidine kinase, with amino-acid sequence MKKIHQLSFRMQIFLSSLILVIFPTVLLSTINAISKTSTITSEYNTSTAATLTQMNQSLDTLLENALKIADTPLLNDDARKAMITNYEKDYLSYAQDFNVFRNLMRQTNQLNSSMLTVYFQNRYGYSFEYNVKTAQQRHTIESNMEKWKKIAETSKNRTYFAPLQTDSSTGHSILPMVKILLDRYDYRETGLCYAEIDFTPIMEILSSSCETQNTLLIYNADNKLTCTINLASFSEADISSSVLSKLEDFSNTLTSQDAIGQSTLKTSLGQFVINGCINNTTQWHIVQIISNEKIAHTFHDTIISYLGIFLFCALLGLILAIFLSRILTRPVSNLCHEIDILDPSDGTQIDLKSCGSNQELRKLIDSFNGMSQRLFLSLKQNYEIQIAEQQMRVQMLQFQINHHFLHNTLNVIKSLAEIHDVPEIETIATCMSELVRYNLEKFPVATLQEELQQVQRYMTIQNIRFPGKFCYDINVPPEFLQMNLPVFLFQPLVENSVEHGFSNKENECYISISCQLENELLHFLVADNGSGMSQEQLKTFQCSGKTSPKGHHSIGLANVNQRLHSYYGEEYGLLVESIPGEGTIIDIVLPSSAINIEPSFFQPELSKTISLS